One Methylosarcina fibrata AML-C10 DNA segment encodes these proteins:
- a CDS encoding non-ribosomal peptide synthetase encodes MFHSEVVVRCIEESGLTANSQATSANLVELACSRANEKPDRTAYVFLQDGENESGRLTFAELNRRARVIAARLQRMGMAGKRALLLYPPGLDYIEGFFGCLYAGVVAVPASLPTRRQKPRLLAVINDAAPAVMMTTTDIAAKIRDELASGSDAYVATKVSSRDVGVAPTIPNPVWLATDRPEAESTERWIKPELSLESLAFLQYTSGSTGDPKGVMVSHGNLMANQAAIKQGFGHTENTTVVGWLPLYHDMGLIGNLLQPLYLGATAVLMPPMAFLEKPVRWLKAISNYRANTSGGPNFAYDLCCRKVAAEQMQALDLSAWTLAFNGSEPVRAVTLERFAEKFAGCGFRRESFFPCYGLAEATLYVSGEKLPSAGYAKCPEEKPQVRRVSCGATSDHHEIRIVDPETGSPCQDVCIGEVWVAGPSIAQGYWNRQEASEQTFRARLAEKPGMDRSMIDSNAQSFLRTGDLGYLDNGRLYITGRIKDLIIIRGRNFYPQDIEQALTGEIPALVPDSCVAFSINRESEEQLIVAAEITRAAMRSGDYEVITAAMRKLLAEVCELAAAELVLVQAGAVPKTSSGKIRRQPCKQMYLENSLPVLFRSGDAPVECAPVGEQGGLKALEENSPEYQLLQQALWAVPQAQRAPLITRFLKHRMARLLKVEESLVATDSPLRSLGLDSLKAVELKHAADDLLGTNAPLSLFLSDDSLEKIAEKLSGISEAAVEHVIHAHVSDSIEQSERCAFYNSNLSATQFSMWTMQHLEPNSIVYNLHLALCIAGALERERLRQAFRCLAERHPMLRTVYRTDGNGGVIQQVMPVAELPDFFTAVDASAWPEPQLQSDMARRAAEPFDLTTGSLLRIACYVHGKPGLQNDPFCSPECSDGQSLPIETCYTLLICAHHIAVDLWSVLILVSELKTIYAELSAGAEVQLNALPSDYTDFVAWQSDYLKSPASEKAWAYWQRQLTGELPLLALPTDRPRPAAPDYRGASLAFGLRRDETEQLKKLAGQRGVTLFALLLTAYKVLLHRYTHQKDVIVGVPSSGRSQSRFAPIVGNFVNPLPLRSYPSGNKTFTDYLAEVNAALLSALEHQDFPFSLTVERLQPERIAEHWPIYQTLFVLQQAQAGVDADLAQLALGEDGEFSVWGNMQAKPLAIQQRVENFDLKLMAAESKDGLLFSFQYRCDLFTAEMVADWAAQFRRLLMGVAFTPDGCLSELPMLSPERLHQLTKAWNKTEKGYIGADTLHGLLEEQVLRTPDAVALVSEELTLSYLELNQRANRLAHVLIGQGVRPGTAVGICSERSADMVIGLLAVLKAGGAYLPLDPDYPKERLTAMLEDAQASLILAQSRFITHLPAHFRAGIITLQPDCLPVTGVAGDNPGISVGGAALAYVLFTSGSTGRPKGVGIPHAGVRNRLLWMQERFGLDGGDAVLQKTPYTFDVSVWEFFWPLLAGARLVMLEPGAHKEPERLTAAIRQHGITTIHFVPSMLSAFLEADSLHLCRSLRRVICSGEALTAELQQRFFAQSGAELHNLYGPTEASIDVTAWSCRRDRNPQTVPIGRPIANTRIYLLDDHLNPVPANVAGELYIAGVQLARGYLNRPDLTAERFLPDPFDKAGGRLYKTGDLARYREDGNIDYLGRSDHQVKLRGFRIELGEIEAKLSEHAAVRQAAVIVREDHPGSKRLVAYLVTTPDATADEVYWNEFLEGSLPDYMIPAAYVKMEQLPLSANGKLDKKALPVPFIGERFFDRYVAPRTPAEKILAGIWAQLLQVERVGIHDNFFGLAGDSILAIQVVSRARKAGLRLTPRQLFQYQTVAELAEAAVPMSDLRNESEAIPGRGVLSPIQHWFFELDLTNPHYWNQALILRPRIGLDPDLMAEAVRQVWNHHDALGYRFRREADGWIQNGTSDMIVEVFQRMDLSNVPEAGMAERFEQERRHWQASLHIGSGPLSRVVWFDLGEGGIRILIVIHHLVVDGVSWRILLDDLQTVYRQLVRGEAAVLPPRTSSFDQWSGRLQALAGSEAEDTEITYWQDIVVARVPPVPVEFPEGSVLEGKAASVRVELNAEDTDFLLHEAAVPYRTDVNDLLLTALALALNAWNHAQAVRIDVEGHGRVDLFENMDLSRSIGWFTAVYPLLLDLPPDAGPREAILAVKTQRQQVPRQGIGFGMHRYLADAGLGCEGAISAVLFNYLGRFDRLFGSDALFDTEIEPIEACRDSGSPRAYELEINAGVQQGCLVFEWRYGLERYRESTVQAVAERCMAILQDLLKHCRVPEAGGLTPGDFPLANLSEAELNALPYPASLIEDVYPLSPMQEGMLFDTLLAPGSGIYLMQDRFELQGFVDAAVFKQAWQQVLDRQPVLRTAFHWETASSPRQIVLRRVELPFDYLDWREIPPARQEALLEQLLREERELGFDFAKPPLMAIRLLRLTEDRYCFIRSYHHILVDAWCMSLILVELKQNYERLMRGQPGCQAAAPSFRDYLAWLQQQDEAATERFWRNYLRGFDEPTPIAIGKAAQAEADKNSTVGDAMMLMTASETRDLNALAQRYRLTPNTLIQAAWALLLSRYSGNSEVLFGVTVAGRPVDLPGSDTMLGVFINSLPLRVRLRPEQALRDFLDGLLEQNLEIRQFEHASLLQIQAWSDLPRGTALFESLLVFENYPIDPSLRSGEGLLNIVDVKTRTHTNYPLNGMVIPGERLHLQITYHTDRYGRAAVERMLGHFYNLLTAIVRKPEQRLGELTLLSERERQRMLVHWNRSDYAFPQPCDVVARFERQVERTPEAVAVACQGEWLSYRELNVKVNTLAHALRTRGIESDSLVALLSDRGIGFATMMLAVFKAGAAYLPLDPGHPDARLQQVLSEGRVAWLLADSPYLERARALFTGAVDGTAHGDTVAAPSMTLVVLSLQELSDLYKHTQHNPPRRHMPGQLAFTIFTSGSTGTPKGAMVEHRGMFNNLITKVSVLGLSEADIIAQTAGPCFDISVWQHLTALVCGARVEIVPDDIVRDPNRLLQQLAESRVTVLEAVPSMIQALLELAGTTELPDLRWLIACGEAFPPELCRRWMQHFPKVRVLNAYGPAECSDDVTYHEITEILGDSDTLVPIGRPVANTRLYLLDPWLEPVPVGVPGELCVAGIQVGRGYLHRPGLTADKFIPDPFGADGGRLYRTGDLGRYREGGTLEFLGRTDHQVKIRGVRVEPGEIEAQLLASPLVAQALVTVQGDGIHGKRLAAYVVCKERCALSDAELTGQLREYLGGSLPSAMVPSVFIQLKAMPLGANGKIDRKALPAPNLDEQSGRTYLPPRNEAEVILAGIWREVLAVERAGVEDNFFDLGGHSLTAVQVMSRIRSAFGVDIPLRRVFEAPTIAQLALAVEECLIEQIDALSEEEAQALLEEEP; translated from the coding sequence ATGTTTCATAGCGAGGTCGTTGTGCGCTGCATCGAAGAATCCGGACTGACTGCGAATAGCCAAGCAACCTCTGCCAACCTAGTGGAATTGGCTTGCAGCAGGGCGAATGAAAAGCCCGACCGCACGGCCTACGTTTTTTTGCAGGACGGCGAAAACGAAAGCGGACGCTTAACCTTTGCCGAGCTGAACCGGCGCGCCCGCGTTATCGCCGCTCGCTTGCAGCGCATGGGCATGGCCGGGAAACGGGCTTTGCTGCTATATCCGCCCGGTCTCGACTATATCGAAGGCTTTTTCGGTTGCTTGTACGCAGGCGTGGTCGCGGTGCCTGCGAGTCTTCCAACACGTCGGCAGAAACCCCGGCTTTTGGCGGTGATTAACGACGCGGCACCGGCCGTTATGATGACCACAACGGATATTGCAGCAAAAATCCGCGATGAACTTGCTAGTGGGAGCGACGCCTACGTCGCGACTAAAGTCTCAAGTCGCGACGTAGGCGTCGCCCCCACGATACCGAACCCGGTGTGGCTTGCCACCGATCGACCGGAAGCCGAATCGACCGAACGCTGGATCAAACCGGAGCTCAGCCTCGAAAGCCTTGCTTTTCTCCAGTATACCTCCGGGTCTACGGGCGATCCGAAAGGCGTGATGGTCAGCCACGGCAACCTGATGGCCAACCAGGCGGCCATCAAGCAAGGTTTCGGGCATACCGAAAACACGACGGTGGTCGGCTGGTTGCCGCTGTACCACGACATGGGGTTGATCGGAAATTTACTGCAACCGCTTTATCTGGGTGCCACCGCCGTGTTGATGCCGCCGATGGCGTTTCTGGAAAAGCCCGTCCGCTGGCTTAAAGCGATTTCAAACTACCGGGCGAACACCTCCGGCGGACCCAATTTCGCTTACGATCTTTGCTGTCGCAAGGTGGCCGCGGAACAGATGCAGGCGTTGGATTTAAGCGCCTGGACGTTGGCCTTTAACGGTTCGGAGCCGGTACGCGCCGTCACTCTGGAGCGCTTTGCGGAAAAGTTTGCCGGTTGCGGCTTTCGCCGGGAAAGTTTTTTCCCCTGTTACGGTTTGGCCGAAGCCACGTTGTATGTATCGGGCGAAAAATTGCCCTCTGCCGGGTACGCTAAGTGCCCCGAAGAAAAGCCGCAAGTCCGTCGGGTATCCTGCGGCGCAACGTCCGATCATCACGAAATCCGTATTGTCGACCCCGAAACGGGCAGCCCTTGTCAGGACGTCTGCATCGGCGAAGTCTGGGTGGCAGGCCCCAGTATCGCTCAAGGTTACTGGAATCGCCAGGAAGCATCGGAGCAAACGTTCCGTGCTCGATTGGCCGAGAAGCCGGGCATGGATCGATCAATGATTGACTCCAACGCGCAATCTTTTCTCCGCACCGGCGATTTGGGGTATCTCGATAACGGCCGACTTTACATAACCGGCCGCATCAAAGATTTGATCATCATCCGCGGCCGAAATTTTTACCCGCAAGACATAGAGCAAGCGCTGACCGGGGAAATCCCGGCGCTCGTTCCCGATAGTTGCGTGGCGTTTTCGATAAACCGTGAAAGCGAAGAGCAATTGATTGTAGCGGCCGAGATCACGCGCGCGGCGATGCGCTCTGGCGACTACGAGGTGATTACCGCCGCGATGCGAAAACTCCTAGCCGAAGTCTGCGAACTGGCTGCCGCCGAATTGGTTCTGGTGCAAGCCGGTGCGGTTCCCAAAACGTCCAGCGGTAAAATTCGCCGCCAACCCTGTAAACAGATGTATTTGGAAAATTCACTGCCTGTTTTGTTTCGTTCGGGGGATGCCCCTGTCGAATGCGCTCCGGTTGGCGAACAGGGCGGGCTAAAAGCATTGGAAGAAAACAGTCCGGAATATCAACTCCTGCAACAGGCGCTATGGGCCGTGCCCCAAGCGCAGCGCGCGCCGCTAATCACCCGTTTTCTTAAGCATAGGATGGCCCGATTGTTGAAGGTTGAAGAGTCGCTCGTCGCTACCGATTCGCCTTTGCGCTCGTTGGGACTTGACTCTTTGAAAGCGGTCGAGCTCAAACATGCGGCAGACGATCTACTGGGTACGAATGCGCCTTTGTCGTTGTTTCTATCCGATGACTCGCTGGAAAAAATAGCCGAAAAACTGTCCGGAATCAGCGAAGCGGCCGTTGAACATGTCATACATGCCCATGTTTCAGACAGCATTGAGCAGAGTGAGCGCTGCGCTTTTTACAACTCAAACCTGTCCGCGACGCAATTCTCCATGTGGACGATGCAGCACTTAGAGCCGAACAGCATCGTCTACAACCTGCATCTGGCATTATGCATCGCCGGAGCACTCGAGCGGGAACGACTGCGGCAAGCGTTCCGTTGTTTGGCGGAGCGTCATCCCATGTTGCGTACGGTATACCGCACCGACGGCAATGGCGGGGTCATTCAGCAGGTGATGCCGGTTGCGGAATTACCGGATTTTTTTACAGCCGTCGATGCATCTGCGTGGCCGGAACCCCAACTTCAGAGCGATATGGCCCGGCGGGCCGCCGAACCTTTCGATTTGACGACCGGATCGTTACTTCGTATCGCATGTTATGTCCACGGAAAGCCGGGGTTGCAAAATGATCCTTTTTGCTCTCCAGAATGTAGCGATGGTCAATCATTACCCATTGAAACTTGCTATACCCTCTTAATCTGCGCCCACCATATCGCCGTCGATTTGTGGTCTGTTCTCATTCTCGTCAGCGAACTGAAAACAATCTATGCCGAATTGTCCGCCGGTGCGGAAGTGCAATTAAACGCGCTCCCTTCAGACTATACCGATTTTGTTGCCTGGCAGAGCGATTATCTGAAAAGCCCGGCCAGCGAAAAAGCCTGGGCTTACTGGCAACGGCAATTGACCGGCGAGCTGCCGTTACTTGCGCTGCCGACGGATCGCCCCAGGCCGGCAGCTCCAGACTATCGCGGTGCTTCGCTGGCATTTGGGCTGCGCCGGGACGAAACGGAACAACTCAAAAAACTGGCCGGACAGCGAGGCGTAACGCTGTTCGCCTTGTTGCTAACGGCTTACAAGGTCTTGCTGCATCGTTACACCCATCAAAAAGACGTCATTGTCGGTGTACCCTCTAGCGGACGCAGCCAATCGCGTTTCGCCCCAATTGTCGGAAATTTCGTTAATCCGCTGCCTTTACGCAGTTACCCTTCCGGCAACAAAACCTTTACGGATTACTTGGCGGAAGTCAACGCCGCCTTGTTAAGCGCGCTGGAACACCAGGACTTTCCTTTTTCCCTGACGGTGGAACGCCTGCAACCCGAGCGTATTGCCGAGCATTGGCCGATTTACCAGACTTTGTTTGTGCTGCAGCAGGCTCAGGCCGGTGTCGATGCCGATTTGGCGCAACTTGCTTTGGGGGAGGACGGCGAATTTTCAGTGTGGGGGAATATGCAGGCCAAGCCTTTGGCGATACAACAACGGGTCGAGAATTTCGATCTCAAACTGATGGCCGCCGAATCGAAAGATGGTTTGCTGTTTTCCTTCCAGTACCGTTGCGATTTGTTCACGGCGGAGATGGTCGCCGACTGGGCAGCTCAATTTCGGCGCTTGCTAATGGGAGTAGCTTTTACCCCGGATGGGTGCTTGAGCGAACTGCCGATGCTTTCGCCGGAACGTCTGCATCAGCTGACGAAGGCATGGAATAAGACCGAGAAGGGCTATATTGGAGCGGATACTCTGCATGGCTTGCTCGAGGAGCAAGTGCTGCGGACGCCGGATGCTGTTGCGCTGGTGAGTGAAGAGTTGACGCTCAGCTATCTCGAATTGAACCAGCGCGCCAATCGATTGGCGCATGTTCTGATCGGCCAAGGCGTTCGTCCGGGTACGGCGGTCGGAATTTGCTCCGAGCGTTCGGCCGACATGGTGATCGGACTGCTGGCTGTGTTGAAAGCGGGCGGCGCTTATCTGCCGCTCGATCCGGATTATCCGAAGGAGCGCCTGACAGCCATGCTCGAAGATGCGCAAGCATCCTTGATTCTGGCTCAATCCCGATTCATAACGCATTTGCCGGCGCATTTTAGAGCCGGCATCATCACCCTCCAGCCGGATTGTTTGCCGGTAACCGGCGTTGCCGGTGATAACCCCGGCATTTCCGTCGGCGGCGCTGCGCTCGCGTATGTGCTGTTTACTTCCGGCTCCACCGGACGCCCGAAAGGAGTAGGCATCCCCCATGCCGGCGTGCGCAACCGTCTGCTGTGGATGCAGGAGCGTTTCGGCCTCGATGGCGGCGATGCCGTATTGCAAAAAACGCCCTATACCTTCGATGTGTCGGTATGGGAATTTTTCTGGCCCCTGCTGGCCGGTGCGCGCCTGGTTATGCTCGAACCCGGCGCACATAAGGAGCCGGAGCGCCTGACCGCCGCGATTCGGCAACATGGGATTACCACGATCCACTTCGTGCCTTCCATGTTGAGTGCCTTTCTGGAAGCGGATAGCCTTCATCTATGCCGGTCCTTACGCCGGGTGATTTGCAGCGGCGAAGCCTTAACGGCGGAACTGCAACAGCGATTTTTCGCGCAGAGCGGAGCCGAATTGCATAATCTTTACGGGCCGACCGAGGCCTCGATCGATGTCACCGCCTGGTCTTGCCGGCGCGATCGGAATCCGCAGACGGTGCCGATCGGGCGCCCGATCGCCAATACCCGGATTTATTTGCTCGACGACCATCTCAATCCGGTGCCGGCCAATGTCGCGGGCGAGCTTTACATCGCCGGCGTCCAGTTGGCGCGCGGCTATCTCAACCGGCCCGATCTGACCGCCGAACGGTTTCTGCCGGATCCGTTCGACAAGGCGGGCGGACGGTTGTACAAAACCGGCGACCTGGCTCGCTACCGGGAAGACGGCAATATTGACTATTTAGGGCGCAGCGACCATCAAGTCAAACTGCGAGGCTTTCGCATTGAGTTGGGAGAAATCGAGGCCAAATTATCGGAACACGCCGCCGTGCGTCAGGCGGCGGTCATCGTCCGGGAGGACCATCCAGGCAGCAAACGCCTGGTGGCCTATCTAGTGACAACGCCCGACGCTACCGCCGACGAAGTGTATTGGAACGAATTTCTGGAAGGAAGTCTGCCCGACTATATGATTCCGGCAGCCTACGTGAAAATGGAACAATTGCCGTTGAGCGCAAACGGCAAACTGGATAAAAAAGCGCTGCCGGTGCCGTTTATCGGCGAACGGTTTTTCGACCGCTATGTCGCTCCGAGAACGCCTGCCGAAAAGATTCTGGCCGGGATTTGGGCACAATTGCTGCAGGTCGAGCGCGTCGGCATTCACGACAATTTCTTTGGCCTTGCCGGCGATTCCATTTTGGCGATTCAAGTCGTCAGCCGGGCGCGTAAGGCGGGGCTGCGTTTGACGCCTCGGCAATTGTTTCAATATCAAACGGTGGCGGAACTGGCGGAGGCCGCCGTGCCGATGTCGGATCTCCGGAACGAGTCTGAAGCGATACCCGGACGAGGAGTGCTGTCGCCTATCCAGCATTGGTTCTTCGAATTAGATCTGACGAATCCTCATTATTGGAATCAAGCGCTGATATTGCGTCCCCGCATCGGCCTCGATCCCGACCTAATGGCTGAGGCCGTGCGGCAAGTATGGAACCACCATGACGCGCTCGGCTACCGCTTCCGCCGCGAAGCAGACGGATGGATTCAAAACGGCACGTCCGATATGATCGTGGAGGTATTCCAACGCATGGATTTGAGCAACGTGCCGGAGGCGGGGATGGCCGAACGTTTCGAGCAGGAACGCCGTCACTGGCAAGCCAGTTTGCATATCGGCTCGGGCCCGTTGTCGAGAGTCGTCTGGTTCGATCTGGGTGAAGGCGGCATCCGGATTTTGATCGTCATTCATCACCTGGTGGTGGACGGTGTATCCTGGCGCATTCTGCTGGACGACCTGCAAACGGTCTATCGGCAGTTGGTTCGGGGCGAAGCCGCCGTCTTGCCGCCGCGAACGAGTTCCTTCGATCAGTGGAGCGGCCGCTTGCAGGCGCTGGCTGGAAGCGAGGCCGAGGACACGGAGATAACTTATTGGCAAGATATCGTCGTTGCCCGGGTGCCGCCTGTGCCGGTCGAGTTTCCCGAAGGCTCCGTACTGGAAGGGAAGGCGGCTTCGGTTCGGGTTGAGCTGAACGCGGAAGACACCGATTTTCTGCTGCACGAAGCGGCCGTACCCTATCGAACGGACGTCAACGATTTATTGCTGACTGCGCTGGCATTGGCCTTGAACGCCTGGAACCACGCACAGGCGGTGCGCATCGATGTGGAAGGGCACGGCCGGGTAGATCTGTTCGAAAATATGGACTTGTCGCGCAGCATCGGCTGGTTCACCGCCGTATATCCTTTGCTGCTCGATCTGCCACCGGATGCCGGGCCGCGGGAAGCCATTCTGGCGGTGAAAACACAACGGCAACAGGTTCCGAGACAGGGAATCGGTTTCGGCATGCACCGTTACCTGGCCGATGCCGGTCTTGGCTGTGAAGGCGCGATCTCGGCGGTGTTGTTCAATTATTTAGGCCGATTCGACCGGCTGTTCGGCAGTGATGCTTTGTTCGACACCGAGATCGAGCCGATCGAGGCTTGCCGCGATTCGGGAAGCCCGCGCGCTTACGAGTTGGAAATCAACGCCGGGGTGCAGCAAGGCTGTCTGGTGTTCGAATGGCGCTACGGCTTGGAGCGTTACCGCGAATCGACCGTGCAAGCAGTCGCAGAGCGCTGCATGGCGATATTACAGGATTTGCTCAAGCATTGCCGTGTACCGGAAGCCGGCGGTCTGACGCCCGGTGATTTTCCGCTGGCGAACCTCAGTGAAGCCGAGCTGAACGCCTTGCCTTACCCAGCCAGTCTTATTGAAGACGTTTACCCCTTGTCGCCGATGCAGGAAGGCATGCTATTCGACACTTTGTTGGCGCCGGGTTCCGGCATTTATCTGATGCAGGATCGCTTCGAGCTTCAGGGATTCGTCGATGCCGCGGTCTTCAAGCAAGCCTGGCAGCAGGTTTTGGATCGGCAACCGGTGCTGCGCACAGCCTTTCATTGGGAAACGGCTTCGAGCCCTCGGCAGATCGTGTTGCGCCGAGTCGAACTGCCGTTCGATTATCTGGACTGGCGGGAAATTCCGCCGGCTCGGCAGGAGGCGCTTCTGGAACAATTGTTGCGCGAGGAGCGCGAACTCGGCTTCGATTTCGCCAAGCCTCCGTTGATGGCCATCCGCTTGCTCCGGCTGACGGAGGACCGCTACTGCTTCATTCGCAGTTACCACCATATTTTGGTCGATGCCTGGTGCATGTCACTGATTCTGGTGGAGCTCAAACAAAACTACGAACGGCTGATGAGGGGACAGCCCGGCTGTCAAGCGGCCGCGCCTTCATTCCGGGACTACCTTGCCTGGTTGCAGCAGCAAGACGAAGCGGCCACCGAAAGGTTCTGGCGGAATTACTTGAGGGGATTCGACGAGCCGACGCCGATCGCCATCGGCAAAGCCGCTCAGGCCGAAGCCGATAAAAATTCGACCGTAGGCGATGCGATGATGTTGATGACGGCATCGGAAACGCGGGATTTGAATGCCCTGGCGCAGCGTTATCGGCTGACTCCGAACACCTTGATCCAGGCGGCCTGGGCGTTGTTGCTCAGTCGTTACAGCGGCAACAGTGAAGTGTTGTTCGGTGTGACTGTCGCCGGACGGCCGGTCGATTTGCCCGGCAGCGACACCATGCTGGGGGTATTCATCAACAGCCTGCCGTTGCGGGTGCGGTTGCGTCCCGAACAAGCGTTGCGGGATTTTCTCGATGGTTTACTGGAACAGAATCTCGAAATCCGCCAGTTCGAGCACGCTTCCTTGCTCCAAATCCAGGCCTGGAGCGATCTGCCGCGCGGCACGGCCTTGTTCGAAAGCTTGCTGGTATTCGAAAACTACCCGATCGATCCGAGCTTGCGCTCCGGCGAGGGTTTGTTGAATATCGTCGATGTCAAGACCCGCACCCATACCAATTATCCGCTGAACGGCATGGTGATTCCCGGCGAGCGGCTGCATTTACAGATCACCTACCATACCGACCGTTACGGGCGGGCCGCGGTCGAACGCATGCTGGGGCATTTTTACAATCTGTTGACCGCCATCGTCAGGAAACCGGAGCAGCGCCTCGGCGAGTTGACCCTGCTGAGCGAGCGCGAACGGCAGCGCATGCTGGTGCACTGGAATCGAAGCGATTACGCCTTTCCGCAGCCTTGCGATGTGGTCGCCCGTTTCGAACGGCAAGTCGAACGGACGCCGGAGGCCGTGGCCGTGGCATGTCAAGGCGAGTGGCTGAGTTATCGAGAGTTGAACGTGAAGGTCAATACGCTCGCCCATGCTTTGCGCACCCGCGGCATAGAGTCCGATAGCCTGGTTGCGCTGCTCAGCGACCGCGGCATTGGTTTTGCAACCATGATGCTGGCGGTCTTCAAAGCCGGTGCGGCGTACCTGCCGCTGGATCCGGGCCATCCCGACGCCCGTTTGCAGCAGGTGCTGAGCGAAGGCCGGGTGGCATGGCTGCTGGCTGATAGTCCTTATCTGGAGCGTGCTCGCGCTTTGTTTACCGGCGCGGTTGACGGCACGGCGCATGGAGACACCGTCGCCGCGCCGTCCATGACTCTGGTCGTGCTGTCGTTGCAGGAATTATCCGATCTTTATAAGCACACCCAACACAATCCGCCGCGTCGGCATATGCCCGGCCAGCTCGCGTTTACGATCTTTACTTCCGGTTCGACCGGCACGCCCAAGGGCGCCATGGTCGAACACCGGGGCATGTTCAACAACCTCATCACCAAAGTCTCGGTGTTAGGCTTGTCCGAAGCCGACATCATCGCGCAGACGGCGGGACCCTGCTTCGACATTTCCGTATGGCAGCATTTGACCGCGCTGGTCTGCGGCGCGCGGGTAGAGATTGTTCCGGATGACATTGTGCGCGATCCGAACCGACTTCTGCAGCAACTGGCCGAAAGCCGAGTCACCGTTCTGGAAGCGGTCCCTTCGATGATTCAGGCTCTGCTTGAGCTGGCCGGAACGACCGAACTGCCGGATTTGCGCTGGCTGATCGCCTGCGGCGAAGCGTTTCCGCCGGAACTGTGCCGGCGCTGGATGCAGCATTTCCCGAAAGTCCGAGTACTCAATGCTTACGGGCCGGCCGAATGTTCCGACGACGTTACTTACCACGAAATCACCGAAATTCTCGGCGACTCGGATACCTTGGTGCCGATCGGCCGGCCGGTGGCCAATACCCGCTTGTATTTGCTCGATCCTTGGCTGGAGCCGGTGCCGGTGGGTGTGCCCGGCGAACTCTGCGTGGCCGGCATTCAGGTCGGGCGCGGCTATTTGCACCGTCCGGGGCTGACCGCGGACAAGTTCATTCCCGATCCTTTCGGCGCTGACGGCGGGCGTTTGTACCGAACCGGTGATCTCGGCCGTTACCGGGAGGGCGGTACCCTCGAATTTCTGGGACGCACCGATCACCAAGTCAAAATTCGCGGCGTCCGTGTCGAGCCCGGCGAAATCGAAGCGCAACTGCTGGCCTCCCCGTTGGTGGCGCAGGCCCTGGTGACGGTTCAAGGCGACGGTATCCACGGTAAGCGTTTGGCGGCTTATGTCGTTTGTAAGGAAAGATGCGCGCTAAGCGATGCCGAATTGACCGGCCAACTGCGCGAGTATTTAGGCGGCAGCCTGCCGAGCGCGATGGTGCCGTCCGTTTTTATCCAGCTCAAGGCGATGCCGCTCGGCGCCAACGGCAAAATCGACCGCAAAGCCTTGCCGGCGCCCAATCTCGACGAACAGAGCGGAAGGACCTATTTACCGCCGAGAAATGAGGCGGAAGTCATTCTCGCTGGCATTTGGCGGGAAGTCCTGGCGGTTGAGCGGGCCGGTGTCGAGGACAACTTTTTCGATCTGGGCGGGCATTCATTAACGGCGGTCCAGGTGATGTCCCGAATACGCTCCGCATTCGGCGTCGACATTCCGCTGCGGCGCGTCTTCGAAGCACCGACCATCGCGCAGCTCGCTCTGGCAGTTGAAGAATGTCTGATCGAACAAATCGATGCGCTTTCGGAAGAGGAAGCCCAGGCGCTGCTGGAGGAAGAGCCATGA
- a CDS encoding cupin-like domain-containing protein: MAASINWHPGVDKGLGAEAGKLHLPIDRRANLSPEDFFHDYVTQGRPVVVPGALKRCPALTSWTFDKLQQVSGQRTVKLKQGLNEEGVAGLKTIAVRLGDYLDQLTDFETRLQRNEGWATDRPPYLHDVPLLSILPDAANDLDGFPADYFPEWYRADWLEFAQFFLGPSHSLTPLHFDCLLTHNLFFQVRGRKRFILLHHDQLPFCYRYRWRWCEVDAENPDLRRHPLYREAQVRECTVEPGDMLYMPPGMLHHVRSLDCSMSFNVDWHTCGSAIQGMLALRRGMPLKNVYYNAVIAFGQCAGQPAGRVLPWYRSYLNYVS; the protein is encoded by the coding sequence ATGGCGGCATCGATAAATTGGCATCCGGGTGTGGACAAAGGATTGGGTGCAGAAGCCGGAAAATTGCATCTGCCGATAGACAGACGAGCAAACCTGTCGCCGGAAGATTTTTTTCATGACTATGTGACCCAAGGCCGTCCCGTCGTCGTACCGGGCGCTTTGAAGCGCTGCCCGGCGCTGACCTCCTGGACCTTCGATAAACTGCAGCAGGTTTCCGGGCAACGCACCGTTAAACTCAAGCAAGGTTTGAACGAAGAAGGCGTCGCCGGTCTGAAGACGATAGCCGTACGATTGGGCGATTATCTGGATCAATTGACGGATTTTGAAACCCGGCTGCAACGAAACGAAGGTTGGGCCACTGACAGGCCGCCCTATTTACACGACGTGCCATTGTTGAGCATTCTGCCCGATGCGGCAAACGATCTCGACGGCTTTCCGGCTGACTATTTTCCTGAATGGTATCGGGCCGATTGGCTTGAATTCGCCCAATTCTTTCTTGGGCCGAGCCATAGCTTAACACCGTTACATTTCGATTGCCTGCTTACGCACAATCTGTTCTTTCAGGTCAGAGGGCGTAAACGCTTCATCCTGCTGCACCACGACCAACTGCCGTTCTGTTACCGCTATCGGTGGCGCTGGTGCGAGGTGGATGCCGAGAATCCCGATTTGCGGCGCCATCCGCTTTACCGGGAAGCGCAAGTTCGCGAATGTACGGTAGAACCCGGCGATATGCTGTACATGCCGCCGGGAATGCTGCATCACGTCCGCAGTCTCGACTGTTCGATGTCGTTCAACGTGGATTGGCATACGTGCGGCAGCGCAATTCAGGGCATGTTGGCGCTGAGGCGGGGTATGCCTCTTAAGAACGTTTATTACAATGCGGTCATCGCTTTCGGGCAATGCGCCGGCCAGCCGGCCGGACGGGTGCTGCCCTGGTACCGCTCCTACTTGAACTATGTTTCATAG